The following proteins come from a genomic window of Triticum aestivum cultivar Chinese Spring chromosome 6A, IWGSC CS RefSeq v2.1, whole genome shotgun sequence:
- the LOC123129335 gene encoding uncharacterized protein — translation MVLGISSSSRIPGTNCTVANQSKKRLGNSVTVTLHAAAAATPGRGRKLQEEYISLHGPLHLRHGDRFVLPLLRGHLIYRQRDWSMPKEELFLVDTTVPDATKLRMATGGGIPLSSRDGLVLARVGVAKELRVCDPATGRSLTLPSEPTFRWVSRINYVLIVGDHDEGVTPVGRHFHVVMAYLDTSQYRPHLKLRTYSSEHGVWGCYTEIQVPSLQGSRLQGRLNKPLVVGGAVHWFCLTDTGTYVLKLNVRAVKVMVTKLPKSFPHHGRHPKLLATSSMDGNVLLLVADGDKMSAWAQSKHTALWQQRPHVVINMTETILRFLDKVGGSCIPPTKPVQFNLVWFAERSGTVLINACDGFFWLDLQSMEIVRWFSDRRVQYMTENNIPYEMSLTAWVPTFSSTF, via the exons ATGGTTCTTGGTATTAGTTCATCTTCTCGAATCCCTGGCACCAACtgcacagtggcaaatcagtcaaaGAAGAGATTGGGGAACTCTGTAACTGTTACACTGCAT gcggcggcggcggcgacgccagGTCGCGGACGCAAGCTGCAAGAGGAATACATCAGCCTCCATGGCCCCCTCCACCTCCGGCACGGCGACCGCTTCGTGCTCCCCCTCCTGCGCGGCCACCTGATCTACCGGCAGCGTGACTGGTCAATGCCAAAGGAGGAGTTATTTCTGGTGGACACCACCGTGCCGGATGCCACCAAGCTGCGCATGGCCACTGGCGGTGGCATTCCCCTATCGTCCCGCGATGGCCTCGTCCTCGCCCGTGTGGGCGTGGCCAAAGAGCTCCGCGTGTGCGACCCGGCGACCGGCAGGAGCCTGACCCTGCCGTCTGAACCGACGTTTCGTTGGGTGTCTCGGATAAATTATGTCTTGATCGTCGGCGACCATGATGAGGGTGTGACTCCCGTTGGTCGGCATTTCCATGTAGTCATGGCATACCTAGATACGTCACAGTACCGCCCTCACCTGAAGCTCCGCACCTACTCATCGGAGCACGGAGTGTGGGGATGCTACACTGAGATTCAGGTCCCTAGCCTGCAAGGCAGCCGCTTGCAGGGACGCCTCAACAAGCCTCTGGTTGTCGGGGGCGCTGTGCACTGGTTTTGCCTGACCGACACCGGTACCTATGTCCTGAAGCTCAATGTCAGAGCGGTAAAGGTGATGGTTACGAAGCTCCCAAAGAGCTTCCCACACCATGGGCGGCACCCAAAACTTCTGGCAACATCATCGATGGACGGGAATGTGCTCTTgctcgtcgccgacggcgacaagaTGTCAGCTTGGGCACAGTCAAAGCATACAGCCTTGTGGCAGCAACGACCACATGTGGTGATCAACATGACGGAGACAATTTTGCGTTTCCTTGACAAGGTAGGCGGGAGCTGCATTCCGCCGACGAAGCCAGTCCAATTCAACCTAGTGTGGTTCGCCGAGAGGAGCGGCACTGTGCTCATCAACGCATGCGACGGTTTCTTCTGGCTCGACCTGCAGTCCATGGAGATTGTGAGGTGGTTCTCGGATCGTAGGGTCCAATACATGACCGAGAATAATATCCCCTATGAGATGAGTTTGACAGCTTGGGTTCCAACATTCAGTAGCACTTTCTGA